DNA sequence from the Actinomycetota bacterium genome:
ACCTCACCCCGGCCCTCGGGCTGGTCGAGACCGGCGTACGGATGGTCCACTCCGTCCGGGACGAACTCGGCCCCCAGCGAGACGAAGACGCCCTCCGGACCGCGGGGGCCGGCCCGCAGGACTCCCGGCCGATGCGCCATCCGGTCCGCCTGGAGCCGGAGCTCCGCCAAAGTCGCCTGGTCCCCCGTCGCGCGCACGAGCCCCAGCGTCAGCCCGGCAGTCAGCACGACGGCGCCGACGGCAACCCCGCCGATGGCGGACGCCAGCACCCGCCTGAGGGACGGACTCACGACGGCATCTCGGCCTTGTACCCGACCCCCCGCACCGTCCGGACCGGACAGCGGGAACCGAGCTTGCGGCGCAGCTGCGCGACGTGGACGTCCACCGTCCTGGAGTCGACGTCGTCCGGATAGCCCCACACGGCCTCCAGCAGCTGTGACCTCGTCCAGACGCGTCCGGGGTGTCCGAGCAGGTGCGCCAGAAGATCGAACTCCTTGCGCGTGAGGTCCACGGGGGCCGAGTCAAGCGTCACATCGCGCGAGTCCGGGTCCAGCCGCAGACCTCCCGCGTCGACCGCGCCGGAATGCGCCGCCGGCTCCCCCCTTCGCAGAACGCCGCGCACGCGCGCCACCAGCTCGCGGGGGCTGAAGGGCTTGGTGACGTAGTCGTCGGCGCCGAGCTCAAGGCCCAGGACGCGGTCCGCCTCCGCGTCGCGCGCGGTGACCATGATCACGGGCAGCGCGGAGCGTCTGCGGATCTCGCGGAACAGGTCGATGCCGTCTCCGTCCGGCAGGGACAGGTCGAGCAGCACCAGGGCGAGCGACGGGTCGTCCAGCTGGGATCTCGCGCGCTTGGCGTCCGGGGCGACGCGCGCCCGGTAACCCGCCTGGTCCAGGTACATCTCGAGGAGCCGCGCGATCGGCTCCTCGTCTTCGACTACCAGGATCGTCCGGCGCATCGGGTTTCCAAGCCTAGCGTCGCCGGAGGCTGACAAAGGGACGGCGGGCCCGTGGGCCCGCCGTCCCTTTCAGTCCTAGACGGGCATCTCCTCCTCAAAGGCGACAGCGTCCTCCGGGGGCCCGGGGATCACGAAGGTCCCGGGATGGACCTGGCCCTCGGCTCCCGGCGCGGCTCCCTTTCGTTCTCCCGGAGCTCGCCGCTCGGCCTTCTGCGGCCGGGGACACGAGGCCCGGTCCTGCCGGCACTTCTCGCGCTGCGCCTCCATCTGCGCGTACCTCTCGGCGGAGATCGCCCGCACCCCGCGAGTCACGAAGGCGGCGTCGCCTTCCTTGGCCTGCTGGGCGAAGACGTGGTCGCCGGACTTGAGGTCCGACAGCGCGGCCTTGTTTCCGTCGCGATTGATCTTCGTCTCGTCGGACAGGGGCACGCGGACGACCGTGTTGTCCTCCTCGCGAATGACGAGGGTCTGTCCCTCGACGGCGGTCAGGATCCCGCGGTCGATGCGGACCGTCCGGACCGGCCCCCCGTCACGTCCCGGGAGGACGAACTCGCCCCGCATGGCGCCGTGGAATCCCTTGGCCGCGAAGTGTCCGTGCTTTCTGCCTTCAACACGGTGCTTTTTCGCCGGTTGCGGCGCAGGAGACTCCTGCGCCGTCACCGACAAGGTGGAGCCGAGGATGACGCCCCCGGTCACCAACCCCAGCAGCTGAAGCTTTGACACTTGCATACCTGCCTCCTGTAACTCGGGTCTTCCGTCGTTCATAGAGTCGACGACCACTGAGAAGAGAACATCAAGCGAACGTAAGGTCTCTGTAAGGCGCTCCGCGCTAGCGCTGCAGGGCCTCCGCAGCGCGGATCGCGTTCACCACCGCCGACGCCTTGTTCAGGCACTCCAGGTACTCGTCGTCGGGGTCGGAATCGGCGACTATCCCGCCGCCGGCCTGGACCCACGCCGTGTCCCTGGCGATCACCGCGGTCCTCAGGGCGATCGCGGTGTCGAGGTTTCCGGAGAAGTCGAAGTAGCCCACCACTCCCGCATAGACCCCGCGACGGTGCTCCTCGAGGTCGTCGATGATCTGCATTGCGCGCACCTTGGGGGCCCCGGTCACGGTGCCGGCAGGGAAGGTCGCCTTCAGCACGTCGAAAGCCGTGACGCCGTCGCGCAGCTGGCCCGTCACCTCCGACACCAGGTGCATCAGGTGCGAGTAGCGCTGGACGTCCAGCATCCGCGGCACCTCCACCGACCCGTACTCGCACACCCGCCCTAAGTCGTTGCGAGCCAGGTCCACGAGCATCACGTGCTCGGCCCGCTCCTTGTCGTCGGACAGAAGTTCCTGCTCGAGGCTGCGGTCGGAGTCGGGGGTGAGCCCGCGCCAGCGGGTCCCGGCGATGGGGTGTGTCGTGGCGGTCCGTCCCTCGACGCGCACCAGGGCCTCCGGCGACGAGCCGATCACCCACGTGTCGCCGAAGCGCAGCAGGTACATGTAGGGGGACGGGTTCACGAGCCGGAGCATCCGGTAGACGTCCACCGGCGACGCGCGCAGATCCTCCACGACAAAGCGCTGGGACAGCACCACCTGGAAGACGTCCCCGGACAGGATGTGCTCC
Encoded proteins:
- a CDS encoding response regulator transcription factor; amino-acid sequence: MRRTILVVEDEEPIARLLEMYLDQAGYRARVAPDAKRARSQLDDPSLALVLLDLSLPDGDGIDLFREIRRRSALPVIMVTARDAEADRVLGLELGADDYVTKPFSPRELVARVRGVLRRGEPAAHSGAVDAGGLRLDPDSRDVTLDSAPVDLTRKEFDLLAHLLGHPGRVWTRSQLLEAVWGYPDDVDSRTVDVHVAQLRRKLGSRCPVRTVRGVGYKAEMPS
- the trpE gene encoding anthranilate synthase component I — translated: MSLDRTLYRPGLDGFKRLAESHTVVPVWREVIADLETPVSAWLKVAKSRNSFLLESAERGERWSRYSFVGVDPFLVLRVMGDEVQWEGDPPQWATGRNPLEIVQSTVEGYRAPRLDGLPPLHGGAVGYIGYDAVRHIESLPPRPQDPSGLPDVQLQFSDRVIAFDHFRQVLSVIVNVVPGDRPEADYEDAIHRCEDLIAYLRRPLEQEPVAPPRIERQNPPPSNVSRQRWREMLAAAREHILSGDVFQVVLSQRFVVEDLRASPVDVYRMLRLVNPSPYMYLLRFGDTWVIGSSPEALVRVEGRTATTHPIAGTRWRGLTPDSDRSLEQELLSDDKERAEHVMLVDLARNDLGRVCEYGSVEVPRMLDVQRYSHLMHLVSEVTGQLRDGVTAFDVLKATFPAGTVTGAPKVRAMQIIDDLEEHRRGVYAGVVGYFDFSGNLDTAIALRTAVIARDTAWVQAGGGIVADSDPDDEYLECLNKASAVVNAIRAAEALQR